The following proteins are encoded in a genomic region of Lujinxingia vulgaris:
- a CDS encoding 1-aminocyclopropane-1-carboxylate deaminase/D-cysteine desulfhydrase — MNDLEIFERFPATRALGHVRLGQLPTPVESYPTLAAELGVGELLIKRDDLTGSLYGGNKVRKLEFILADALAGGHERVWTVGALGSHHVLATALYAREVGLEPHALHFPQPMTAHVLEVLRALSTTQPVLTPVESKNGLPFAMAKTHIREWLSRDKNPYYIPGGGSSPLGVVGYVNAALELARQIEDGECPKPDEIYVAAGTCGTLAGLILGARLAGLRATIVGVRVVDKVVCNAPLTAHMANKASQLIREAGGPDIPKICAGDVTLLDDFFGEGYGEETPEGLRVIETVAAHCDLELEPTYTAKTFAALAARAQSLADKRVLYWHTLSGADLSPLIASANIDRDLPPSYRALFDTPLPH; from the coding sequence ATGAACGATCTGGAAATCTTCGAGCGTTTCCCCGCCACCCGCGCGCTGGGCCATGTGCGCCTGGGCCAGCTCCCCACCCCGGTGGAGTCCTACCCGACGCTGGCCGCGGAGCTCGGTGTTGGGGAGCTGCTCATCAAACGCGACGACCTCACCGGAAGCCTCTACGGCGGCAATAAGGTGCGAAAGCTGGAGTTTATCCTGGCCGACGCCCTGGCCGGCGGCCATGAGCGGGTCTGGACGGTCGGCGCGCTGGGAAGTCACCACGTGTTGGCCACCGCCCTTTATGCCCGGGAGGTGGGGCTGGAGCCGCACGCGCTGCACTTTCCCCAACCGATGACCGCGCATGTGCTGGAGGTCTTGCGCGCGTTGAGCACCACTCAACCCGTGCTCACGCCGGTCGAGTCCAAAAACGGACTTCCCTTCGCCATGGCGAAGACGCATATCCGCGAGTGGCTCTCCCGCGACAAAAACCCCTACTACATCCCCGGCGGCGGCTCATCGCCCCTGGGCGTGGTGGGCTACGTCAACGCCGCCCTGGAGCTCGCCAGGCAAATCGAGGATGGCGAGTGCCCGAAGCCCGACGAAATCTATGTCGCCGCCGGCACCTGCGGCACACTTGCCGGGCTCATCCTCGGTGCGCGTCTGGCGGGACTTCGCGCAACGATTGTCGGCGTGCGCGTCGTCGATAAGGTTGTATGCAACGCCCCGCTCACCGCCCATATGGCCAATAAGGCGTCCCAGCTCATCCGCGAGGCCGGCGGTCCCGACATCCCTAAAATCTGCGCCGGGGATGTCACCCTCCTCGACGACTTTTTCGGCGAGGGCTATGGCGAAGAGACCCCCGAGGGCCTTCGGGTCATCGAGACGGTTGCGGCCCATTGTGATCTGGAGCTTGAGCCGACCTACACGGCCAAAACCTTCGCCGCTCTGGCCGCCCGCGCCCAGAGCCTGGCTGACAAACGCGTGCTCTACTGGCATACCCTCAGCGGCGCCGACCTAAGCCCACTTATCGCCAGCGCCAACATCGATCGCGATCTTCCGCCCTCGTACCGCGCGCTCTTCGACACTCCCCTGCCCCACTGA
- a CDS encoding serine/threonine protein kinase encodes MRSLGPYRLIERIGVGGMAEVYLAHAMRYGDLVQPCVVKVLHRHLAADRSFTRMLLEEAKLIAVLRHNNISSLYDVGSEDGNFFLVMEYVNGRDLHAVLAEGARRSYAVPVATAVQIARDVCNGLQFAHTRTGSDGRPLQLVHRDISPQNILLSVLGEVKLIDFGIAKFDSKMRERTRAGVIKGKFGYMSPEQAWDEPLDHRSDLFSVGICLYEMLTGRSVYGQCDDPLTMLKRARQADIRPIREMRNGLPESLVEVVERALARKREDRYQSAYDFSQALSQVLAEIAPGHTGLESGKLLQDLFEQEDPALESLARASASESGPRGRDPRARTARKAPTPVPAPIKVGEIEESTAPMQEIPEEVRLSGAYAQVSLEDDFARADDATSLKSVPADFANEKTELFDEVRFSGAHDAVARESISRSGPLPTFEDDWADDPLELEPETNPHHRSPELPERSRASGRSPVAPAEQRSGAQPTLPRRENTSEVAVGPAQVGPSALRAAEVDKAGATKLDPKTQIIVGVVLVLAALGFIVSRFF; translated from the coding sequence CGTCAAAGTGTTGCACCGCCACCTGGCCGCCGACCGCAGCTTCACGCGGATGCTGCTCGAAGAGGCCAAACTCATCGCGGTGTTGCGGCACAACAACATCTCCAGCCTCTACGATGTGGGAAGCGAAGACGGGAACTTCTTTCTCGTCATGGAGTACGTCAACGGTCGCGACCTCCACGCCGTTCTGGCCGAAGGCGCCCGGCGCAGCTATGCGGTCCCGGTGGCAACGGCGGTGCAGATCGCCCGCGATGTGTGCAACGGCCTGCAGTTCGCGCACACCCGCACCGGCAGCGATGGGCGCCCGCTGCAGCTGGTCCACCGCGACATCAGCCCGCAGAACATCCTCTTAAGCGTGCTCGGCGAGGTCAAACTCATCGACTTCGGCATCGCTAAGTTCGATTCGAAGATGCGCGAGCGCACCCGCGCCGGCGTCATCAAGGGTAAGTTCGGCTACATGAGCCCCGAGCAGGCCTGGGATGAGCCTCTGGACCACCGATCCGATCTGTTCTCGGTGGGCATCTGCCTCTACGAGATGCTCACGGGCCGCTCGGTCTACGGCCAGTGCGACGATCCGCTGACCATGCTCAAGCGCGCGCGCCAGGCCGACATCCGCCCGATTCGCGAGATGCGTAACGGGCTGCCCGAGAGTCTCGTCGAGGTGGTGGAGCGCGCCCTGGCCCGAAAGCGCGAGGACCGCTATCAGAGCGCCTACGACTTCTCTCAGGCCCTCAGCCAGGTGCTGGCCGAGATCGCCCCGGGGCACACCGGCCTGGAGAGCGGCAAACTTCTCCAGGATCTCTTTGAGCAAGAGGATCCAGCGCTTGAGTCGCTCGCGCGCGCGTCCGCATCAGAATCCGGTCCGCGGGGCCGAGACCCACGGGCGCGCACCGCGCGAAAAGCGCCCACACCCGTTCCCGCGCCGATTAAAGTCGGGGAGATCGAAGAGAGCACGGCTCCGATGCAGGAGATCCCCGAAGAAGTTCGTTTAAGCGGGGCCTACGCCCAGGTGAGCCTCGAAGACGACTTCGCGCGCGCCGATGACGCCACAAGCCTCAAGAGCGTGCCCGCAGACTTCGCCAACGAGAAGACCGAGCTCTTTGATGAGGTTCGCTTCTCCGGCGCACATGACGCGGTCGCCCGGGAGTCGATCTCGCGCTCCGGCCCGCTGCCGACCTTCGAGGATGACTGGGCCGATGATCCGCTGGAGCTTGAGCCCGAGACGAACCCGCATCACCGATCTCCGGAGCTGCCCGAGAGGTCGCGAGCGTCCGGCAGATCGCCTGTCGCGCCAGCGGAACAGCGTTCAGGCGCCCAGCCAACCCTGCCCCGACGAGAGAACACCTCCGAGGTGGCTGTGGGCCCGGCGCAGGTAGGCCCCTCGGCGCTTCGTGCAGCCGAGGTTGATAAGGCCGGTGCCACGAAGCTCGATCCCAAAACCCAGATCATCGTCGGTGTGGTGCTGGTGCTGGCCGCCCTGGGCTTTATCGTCTCGCGTTTTTTCTAA